The Pantoea cypripedii genomic interval ATCGGTGGGTCGTCCGATACGTGCCAGATAATCTGGCGCGGCGCAGAATACCATCCGCTCACGTCCCATCTGACGACAACCAAGCGAGGCAGGCAGATCCGGGGTGTCACCGATGCGCACCGCTACATCAATCCCTTCTTCGAACAAATCGACAAAACGATCGGAGAAACTCAGGCTGAGTTCCAGCTCCTGATGTTGCAGGCAGAAGGGTAACAGCTGCGGCATCACCGCCAGTCGGCCATAGGTGTTGGGCACTGCCAGCCGCAACCGGCCGGAAGGAATGCTGCGCTGGGCTGCCAGCACCGCTTCAGCCTCCGCCAGTTCCTCCATAATACGAATACAGGTTTGATAGTAAGCGGAACCGGCGTCCGTCAGTTTCAGGCTGCGCGTGGTGCGTTCCAGCAGACGCGAGCCAAGGCGCATCTCCAGGCGGGTGACGCTTTTGCTGATCGCTGAACCGGTGAGGTGCAGCCGTTCCGCTGCTGCGGCAAAGCTGCCACTTTCCACGCTGGCAACAAACGGGACGATGTCCTTCAGTCGTTGATCGTGCATCTATTCATGAACTCAGGTTAGGAATGATGTGAATTAATGCCAGAGATGGGAATTAAATTCTCTATTACGCTAATGATTACGCAAACAGAGGAGAATTGAAATGCAAAAGCAGGCGTTAATTGTCGGGATCAGCGGCGTGATTGGTCGTGCGCTGGCGGAGAAATTGATCAGCGAGGGCTGGCAGGTGACGGGCCTGTCACGCGGACGTGGGGCAGTGCCGGAGGGATGTCGCAGCCTGACGGCAGATCTGACCGATGCGGAAGCGGTCCATACGGCGCTGGCCGGGGTGAAACCGGATGCGCTGTTTTTTAGCGTCTGGTCACGTCAGGAGAATGAAAAAGAGAACATTCGCGTTAATGGCGGCATGGTGCACAACGTGATTAACGCGCTGGGCGATCGTTTGCAGGGGGCGCATGTGGCGCTGGTCACCGGACTGAAACACTATCTCGGTCCATTCGAAGCCTATGGCAAAGGGGTGGTACCGGTCACGCCTTTCCGTGAGGAACAAGGGCGCCAGCCAGTCGATAATTTCTATTACGCGCAGGAAGATGAAGTCTTCGCCGGGGCGGAGAAATTTGGCTATCGCTGGAGCGTGCATCGTCCCCATACCATCATCGGCTATGCCCTGGGTAACGCGATGAACATGGGCCAGACGCTGGCAGTGTATGCCACGCTGTGCCGGGAAAAGGGCTGGCCCTTTATTTTCCCCGGCTCGACGGAGCAATGGAACGGTCTCGCGGATGTGACCGATGCTGGTTTGCTGGCGGAGCAACTGCTGTGGGCGGCGACATCTCCTGCTGCGGCTAATCAGGATTTTAATGCGGTCAATGGTGATGTGTTCCGCTGGAACTGGTTATGGCCGCGATTGGCGAGTTATTTCGGTATCGAAGCGGCAGCGTATCCGGCGCAGATGATGCCGCTGGAAGGGCGGATGCAGGATGCAGCGCCAGCATGGCGTGAGATCGCGCAGCGTGATGGCTTACTCGAAGCCGATATCAACAAACTTGCCTCGTGGTGGCACACCGATGCCGATCTGGGCCGTCCGATGGAGGCTTTCACAGATATGAGCAAGAGCCGTAAGGCCGGGTTTACCGGGTATCGCAGCACGCTGGATTCGTTTACTCAGCTGTTCGATAAACTTAAGGCAGAGCGGGTTATTCCATAACGTTGCATAAGAATCTGTCACGGATCTCAGAACGCAGAAAAAAACGCGGGTTAGCGTAACGCATGGGATAAAAATTTGGGATAAGTCAGGCGGTTGGATTAGAATCGCGACGGGTGCTTGAGGCTTTCTGCCTTAAGCATTTGCCAACGGCAGAAAGAGAAAAGCCCCAGTTAACATATGACGTCTTGCAGGACGTTTAATATTAAGCTGAGGCCACTTCTAAATGCTACACACATATAGAGTAGCCTCTTACGGACCTTCGGGTCAAGGAGAGTAGGCTATGAAGCAGCATAGGGCGTTTCTTGTCGCGCTGATCGTTATCTGTACCACCGTTTTAATGGCGGTGCTGGTTTTGAGGAAAGACCTTTCTGAGGTCCGAATCCGAGCTGGCAATACGGAGGTCGCTGTCTTCACAGCCTGTGAATCTGTCAAGTAAGAGACCCGGCGGGGAGTGTTACCCTCCAACTCTTTAGGTTGTTGCGGCTGGCCTCAATGCACCCGTTCTTCAACATTCGTTCCCTTTACGTTATCGCTGCCCAGCGTTTCCCTGGTTATTCGATAAAAAGAAGGCGGAGCAGGTGATGCCAGGATAAACAGAATAATTTTTCAGATTCGTCTCTACATTATTTGTCTCATATTGCTGATGTGTTAAATACATATCAAAATAATAAGTTATGGAAGGAGGAACTGGCTGGATTGTCAGGGCGTAATAACATAATGTAGTCATCAGGAAAGGCCGTGGCACATTAATGAATTGTAATCAGGATAATTATTTTTTAAAAGGGAATGTTATGAAAAAGAGAATGCTTGATTGTAGTGCGTCTGATCTCCGTAATATGAATAAAGAATCCTTGCTGTACGCTATTCGTGCCAGCGAAGGAAGGGTGTTAGTGAGCGAAAGTATTGGTATTGTTGAATCTCTTCTTAATAATGTGACTAATGCTGAGCTGGCTGCTTCAATGGGAGCAGATATGTTGCTCATCAATATGTTTGACGTAAATAATCCGACAATCAAAGGGATGCCTAATGGCATAACTTCGGAAAATATTTTGTCAGAGTTACAACGTCTGACAGGAAGAATTATTGGTGTTAATCTTGAAGCAGTAGATCCCGAGCATGCACAAAATCATAATGATTTTTGGGCAATGAAAGCTGGGAGACTGGCGACAGCCGAAAATGCCAGGAAACTTGTTCAGATGGGTGCTAAGTTTCTGGTTCTGACCGGGAACCCTAATAATGGTGTAAGTAACCGTGCATTGGGTCTTGCATTGACAGAGATTCGTGATGCTGTAGGGGATGATATTATCCTTATAACAGGAAAAATGCATGGTGCAGGCGTGGTCAGGGAAAGTGGGGCCAGTATCATTACGCAGAATGATATTATGCATTTTGCTAAAGATGGTGCTGATATCATATTGCTTCCTGCTCCGGGTACAGTGCCAGGAATGAGTCAGGAGGTGGTCAGCGAATTGATTGCATGTGTTCATCAATCCAAAAAGTTAGCAATGACTGCCATTGGTACTTCCCAGGAAGGGGCTGATACCGATACTGTGAGAAGGATCGCGCTCATGAGTAAAATGGCAGGTGCAGATCTCCATCATATCGGTGATACAGGTTTTACAGGATTAGCGCTGCCAGAAAACATCATGGCATATAGTATTGCCATTCGTGGCGTAAGGCATACTTATACGCGGATGTCACGTTCTGTTAACAGATAACAGCTAAATTAATTTAATAAGCTGTCTAAAAAAAAGCGAGACTTTAAAGTCTCGCTTTTTTATTAAAATCCAATGATGATTTTTAACATTCATAGGTGATTCATACTGGGTGAATGTCACAGAACAGCAACATGACTCTAAATTAATATCGATAACAGGATGGCATCATCGAGTTATTTCTCTGATGTGTATAAAAACATAAAAAATAGGACAAATTCGAAAGTTATCATCTTCAGTATGGGTAACCTACCTCATAGCGACATGTTTTATTGGATGAAATATGTTGCTTCTTTTGAGTGATTAATTTCGAAGGTGATGATATGCCGATTAATAATACACAGTCCTCAATTTATGTACCCTGCTCTAATGGTATTGAAAATAATTTAAGTGTGAAGTTAAATAAAGAAAATGGTCTGGAAGTTGACGGAGCATTTAATACGGCGGAGGCTAAGTTTAAAGATGATATGCCTAAGATTTTGGTTGTTGGTTATTCTCCCACAGGAGGAGGCCATACCGCCAGAACATTAAACATAGTTGAAGAAGCCTTAAACAGTGGTTCCTTGCCTGAGGGTAGTCTGGTATTTATCCATGTTCCTCCTGTTTGGGAGGGAACGCCACGTCCACAGCTCTTAAATGCTCTGGCCGATAAACTATTGGCGAAAGGCGTGCAGGTAAAATTTGCAGAGTCCGACAAACCAGTTTATGGCTATCTCGATGCTAAAACCGGAGGTTCCGATGACCCGGAAATATTGAAAAGAATTGCGCTACACCCATTGCGTAATGATGATCAAAGTGGAAAAAATCAGTTTTTGAAAAAATACTTTTCAGCTGGAGATAAAGTTAAGTCTGCTGAACATGTTGAGAATCATACCACCGGTGGAAAAGTCGAAAACCTGAAAAGAATATCAGCCAACGATCTGATGAAAAGTTATGCAGGGAATAAGAATCTGCATGTTTTATCTGATATGGACCCTGCATTACAAAAAGCATCTTATAATACGGGTGTTCCATCTTCTAAACGTGTTGACCAACAAAATCATGCAATCCTGCTTGATCCGACAAATAAAAATAACAATCAGTTATCAAAATCAGTGCTTGCAAAAGTGCTTGATGCACGAGGTGGACAGATTTCTCATATTGCGCTGGGAGGGAAAAATACGCTGAGAGAAGTGTTGCGGGCTGCAAATAAGCTTGGAATTGATGACAAAACCTCACTCAAGGGAGGCAAGGCAGCTATCAATAAAGTATTATTCTCTGCAGCAAAACATCCTGATACAAAGGTACAGGATATTGTTAAGGGGTCAGTATTGATTGGTCAGGGAGTGAAGGCTCCTGATGATATCAATAAAGTTGTCTACGTTTATGCGCATAAAAAAATGCCGATCATTGCCGAACATATTAAGCAAGGGATAAATGCCGGAGAAAAAGATTATAATGATAAAGCCTTTGTGTTTTGTGGTAAAGACGCCACGCCAGGACACAATGCAATGCACCTCGCATATTTAGCTGACGCAGATGGCATGACGACTTCAGGGGCAGGAACCTGTGGTGAATTCGCTTATCTGCATCGTGAAGCAGGAGCGCAGTCGAATCTGCTTATTTTGCCTATTGAAGGTCATAATGAACAAGAGGCAATCGCAGACTCATTATGTCAGGAGTTCCCGAACAATATGTTACGCTTAAGTCCTGGTGAAAAACTGGAGCAGGGAACAAAGATCGATCAATTGGTAGCAAGGAAGCAAAACACTAAAAACGACAGTACGAAGAGTTATCATGACGTAATAAAAGCGATAAGCCAGGAAAGTACCTATGTAAATCAGGCGCATGATATATTATTTGGTGTCAATGATATGGCTGGACAAGACAAGATCTATCAAACCATCGAGAGGGGAATGTATAACGATCCGGATATGAAAGCGACTCGGCATTATCTCAAATTGTATTTTCAGTTGGAGAGTTATTTATCTCAGGACGTGGTTCAATATCCAATTAGTATTAAGTTTAAAGAAGCTGGGGCGCCGGGAGTTACTTTTAAAAACTTTAATGAGGTTAAAGACCTCCTCAAAGATGATGGTCAATTGAAAAACCTGTTGGGGATGTCAGATAAAGTGAAAGTAAAAGAACTTCCCATGTTAGAGGAGTTAAGAGGGCTTGTGACTTCGACTGATAGCACCTCACTATCGGAAAAATTCAAAGATTTAAATGTTAAGATGGGTCATCATATGGTGACAGGATTTTGATTTAACGTTTTGACTTTATAAGTCCCCCATTTCTCTAGCAGATGTGGGGGTATCAGGGAGGTCCTTATGAATCATAATTTCATGGGGGTAATTGACGATTTTTTTGCTAAGCAAGAAAAAAACTGTTTGGTCGATTGTCATTCCCCCATCAGGATTGTAATGAAAAATAACACAATCATTAATATAGATATAAGTGAGGAAATGATAGTGTTATGGGCGGCGATCGCTGATTATAATATGTCAGAAATCGAACGAGTCGCCCAAATGTTCGACGAGACTCGACTGGGTTTTGAGAATAAAACGGGTGAGGTTTCTGAGTTGAACATTATTGATGGGGAAATTGTCTTAAGTTCCTGCATCAAAATGGAAAATATCCTATGTATTAATGCTTTCTCCGAAAGAATTTCGGCTTTCTCTCAATGTAATAATGAATTGATGTATTAAATATACTGGATAGCATTCTCTTATTGTGTGTATGTTATGGAGGAGGAGCAGCCCATCACCGGACTGCTCCGGGTTATTCAACTAGCTCAGCTCAACCCAGCGTTTCCCCAGCAGTACCGTTAACGCCACAATGGTGACAATCGCTGCCAGATGCATCACAAAGTCCTCTTTATGCAGATGCACCGGATGGCAAAAGGCCAGCAAGGTGACTGCCATGCAGGCAACCCCAAAGCCCGCCATCGACAGACTGCGCACCGGATGTAGCGCACGGGTACGGCGCAGGCTGGCAATCATCATCACTATCATCGGCGTGCTGACCACCAGCAAAAATGTGTAGCAGTTGGTGCCATCGCCCACATGCAATGGCGGTTCGACGCGTGGAATGTTAAGAATACTCAACCCCAGCCACAGCAAACCCAGAGGCAACAAGGCTTTCCAGCTGATGCTGTGACGTCCGGCAATGCTCATCGTAAAGGCGCTACGAATAGCCAGCGTACCGAGCAAAAAGGCCAGTGCCAGTTGTAGCATTGCCCAATGTGCACCCGGTTGTGACCAGTCAGTCAGGCTGCGTTGCACCAGAAAACTTGCCAGCACGCCGCAGGGCAATGCGCCAGCCAGCCAGCTCAGCACCCGCCAGCCCGTGGCGCGCGGACGTTTAACCGGCTGCGCCGATTGGCTGAGTTTTTCAATCAACAGGTTGTGATCAGTCATGATGTGCTCCAAAGCGGCGTAGATTGATCAGCGCACGATGCAACAGCGATTTCACCGCTGCGACGCTCAGATTGTTATGCGCTGCCGCCTCTGTCAGGCTCATTTCGCGTAAATGGACATGTTCGACAATCTCCCGCTGGCGTGAAGGCAACTGTCGCAAATATCCCGCCAGCTCCTCCTGTGTATCCTGACGTTGCGTATCCGCCGGGGCGGAAGCTTCCGTCAGATGTTCCTCTGCCACTTCCCAACGCTGATGACGCCCCCGACGGCGCAATGCATCCACGGCGCGCGCTGAGATGATCGCCATCAGCCAGGGCAGGAAGGGATAAGCGGGATCATAGGTATGACGGACCCGATGCACTGTCAGCAGCACATCCTGAATCACGTCTTCGATCAGCACGTCGTCAGCGAGCTGTTTTCGTACCTGCGAACGAATCACCGGCACCAGCGCTTGCAGCAAGCGTGTATACGCCAGCTGATCGCCTGCCTGCGCCCGTTCCATCAGTGCAGGCCAGCTGTTGCGCCCGGTATCGCTTGTATCCATATTCCGCCTTGTTGGGTCAGGCTTTTTTGTTCGCCGCCTGAGTCAGCGCGTCAACCACGATGCCGGGGGTTAACACCTGCGGCAACACTTTTGGCGGTCCGCCATCGGCTGGATACACCAGGTACATCGGCAGACCACCCTGACCAAACTGTCCCAGTGCATCATCGACATCAGGATTAAATTTGGTTGAGTCGGCCACCATATACAGCGTACCGGTTTTCGCCAGTGCGTCTTTAACCGCCTGGGTCGAAAGCGTGGTTTTCTGATTAACCTGACAGGTTATACACCAGGATGCAGTGAAATCCACGAAGATGGCTTTGCCATGGCCGCGTTCTGCCGCAACGGTTTGTGGCGTCCATTTTTCCTGGGTGATGGTTGCTGCCACCTGGTCGCCCGGCAGCCCCGATCCGGATTTGATCATCCCTGGCAGCGGAGCGAGCACCGCAATAACCAGAACGGCAGTGACGGCGAACAGAATTTTATGGCCTTTTCCGGCGAAGCGCCGTTTTTGTGCCATGCCGTACAACCACCCGGCAAAGCCCAGCACCACCGAGCCAGCCAGTAAGGTTGCCAGCGCGCCACTACCTGACTGTTGCGCCAGTACCCACACCAGCCAGGCATAAGCGCCGAACATAGGAAACGCGAGGCCACGTTTCAGAACATCCATCCATGCACCGGGACGCGGCAGGAATTTTGCCAGCGCCGGAAACAGCGATACCAGCGTAAAAGGAGCGGCAAAACCCAGCGCCAGTGCAAAGAAAATCACCAGTGCAACGGCTGGGGGCTGGACCAGTGCATAGCCGATGGCGCTCGCCATAAAAGGTGCGGCGCACGGTGTGGCGACAATAATCGCCAGTGCTCCCGTCAGGGCTGAACGAACGAAAGCACCACGTCCGATGTCGATAGCGCCCACCTGCTGCACAGACAAACCGACTTCAAACACGCCAAGCAAATTGAGTGCAGCCGCGAGGATCACCAGCGCCAGCAGGGCGATAACCAGCGGTGATTGCAGCTGGAAGCCCCAGCCGACCGCTGCGCCGCCAGCACGCGCCGCCAGCAGAATCCCCGCCAGGGCCATCATGGTCACGACCACACCGAGTAAAAACGCCAGGCCTTCACGGCGCGCGCTGGCGCTGTTATCAGAATGGCGTAACAGGCCCAGTGCTTTCAGTGACACCACCGGAAACACACATGGCATAAAGTTGAGAATAATGCCGCCAATAAAGGCGGCCAGCATGGCGGTTAACATCGCTGGCCTCGTCGATTAGTTAGTCGCGGTTTGCGGATGGGAGTCGCTGTACTGTTTCACGGCGGCGAGTGCTTTCTCGATATGGGTATCCGGGTTTCTGTCAGTATAACTCAGCAGGATGTCACCATTTGGCGCGATGACATAGGAGGTACGGTCAGACAGGGTTTTGCCCTTCATCTCCATGGTGGTTTTATATTCTGCTGCGACTTTGGCACCTGGGTCGGCCGCTACCGTGAATTTATCGCGGCACTCCAGTTTGGAGAAATCGCTGACCTGGTCGGTGTTGCCGGCGGTCACGCCAATCACTGTCGCACCCATCTTTTTGAAGCTGTCAGTGGCTTCAGCAAAATCATGCGCTTCCAGGGTACAACCCTTACTGAATGCCGCCGGGAAGAAGTAGAGCACCACCGGGCCTTTCTGTAGCGCCTGTTGCAGCGAGAAGGTCAGCGGTTTACCTGCCAGGGCACCTTGCAATTCGAAGTTGGGGGCTTTGGCTCCGACGGGCAGTGCGGCCTGCGCAGTGATGGCGGTGGCGGACAGGCCCAGCACGGCAGCCAGGGTCAGGGTACGAACGAGGTTTTTCATGGGTTTCATTATCTGCTCCTGCGGGTTAGAGGGTGTTCCGGTTTTATGACTCTGTTAATCAGTTCGCTGGGAGTGCAGAGAAAGTTTCGGTCAGATGAAAAAAATTCGACATATGGGTGTTAAAGACCCGGCAATAAATGCCGATAACACGGCTGCAGCAGTTTATCAATTTTCTCGGGATATATTTTCAAAGGAGCAGGCATGCAAGGGTTGGTGGTTCTCGTCATATGTA includes:
- a CDS encoding Hok/Gef family protein — protein: MKQHRAFLVALIVICTTVLMAVLVLRKDLSEVRIRAGNTEVAVFTACESVK
- a CDS encoding sigma-70 family RNA polymerase sigma factor, which produces MDTSDTGRNSWPALMERAQAGDQLAYTRLLQALVPVIRSQVRKQLADDVLIEDVIQDVLLTVHRVRHTYDPAYPFLPWLMAIISARAVDALRRRGRHQRWEVAEEHLTEASAPADTQRQDTQEELAGYLRQLPSRQREIVEHVHLREMSLTEAAAHNNLSVAAVKSLLHRALINLRRFGAHHD
- a CDS encoding NrsF family protein, producing the protein MTDHNLLIEKLSQSAQPVKRPRATGWRVLSWLAGALPCGVLASFLVQRSLTDWSQPGAHWAMLQLALAFLLGTLAIRSAFTMSIAGRHSISWKALLPLGLLWLGLSILNIPRVEPPLHVGDGTNCYTFLLVVSTPMIVMMIASLRRTRALHPVRSLSMAGFGVACMAVTLLAFCHPVHLHKEDFVMHLAAIVTIVALTVLLGKRWVELS
- a CDS encoding SDR family oxidoreductase, which translates into the protein MQKQALIVGISGVIGRALAEKLISEGWQVTGLSRGRGAVPEGCRSLTADLTDAEAVHTALAGVKPDALFFSVWSRQENEKENIRVNGGMVHNVINALGDRLQGAHVALVTGLKHYLGPFEAYGKGVVPVTPFREEQGRQPVDNFYYAQEDEVFAGAEKFGYRWSVHRPHTIIGYALGNAMNMGQTLAVYATLCREKGWPFIFPGSTEQWNGLADVTDAGLLAEQLLWAATSPAAANQDFNAVNGDVFRWNWLWPRLASYFGIEAAAYPAQMMPLEGRMQDAAPAWREIAQRDGLLEADINKLASWWHTDADLGRPMEAFTDMSKSRKAGFTGYRSTLDSFTQLFDKLKAERVIP
- a CDS encoding peroxiredoxin, translated to MKPMKNLVRTLTLAAVLGLSATAITAQAALPVGAKAPNFELQGALAGKPLTFSLQQALQKGPVVLYFFPAAFSKGCTLEAHDFAEATDSFKKMGATVIGVTAGNTDQVSDFSKLECRDKFTVAADPGAKVAAEYKTTMEMKGKTLSDRTSYVIAPNGDILLSYTDRNPDTHIEKALAAVKQYSDSHPQTATN
- a CDS encoding protein-disulfide reductase DsbD family protein, encoding MLTAMLAAFIGGIILNFMPCVFPVVSLKALGLLRHSDNSASARREGLAFLLGVVVTMMALAGILLAARAGGAAVGWGFQLQSPLVIALLALVILAAALNLLGVFEVGLSVQQVGAIDIGRGAFVRSALTGALAIIVATPCAAPFMASAIGYALVQPPAVALVIFFALALGFAAPFTLVSLFPALAKFLPRPGAWMDVLKRGLAFPMFGAYAWLVWVLAQQSGSGALATLLAGSVVLGFAGWLYGMAQKRRFAGKGHKILFAVTAVLVIAVLAPLPGMIKSGSGLPGDQVAATITQEKWTPQTVAAERGHGKAIFVDFTASWCITCQVNQKTTLSTQAVKDALAKTGTLYMVADSTKFNPDVDDALGQFGQGGLPMYLVYPADGGPPKVLPQVLTPGIVVDALTQAANKKA
- a CDS encoding PEP phosphonomutase, yielding MKKRMLDCSASDLRNMNKESLLYAIRASEGRVLVSESIGIVESLLNNVTNAELAASMGADMLLINMFDVNNPTIKGMPNGITSENILSELQRLTGRIIGVNLEAVDPEHAQNHNDFWAMKAGRLATAENARKLVQMGAKFLVLTGNPNNGVSNRALGLALTEIRDAVGDDIILITGKMHGAGVVRESGASIITQNDIMHFAKDGADIILLPAPGTVPGMSQEVVSELIACVHQSKKLAMTAIGTSQEGADTDTVRRIALMSKMAGADLHHIGDTGFTGLALPENIMAYSIAIRGVRHTYTRMSRSVNR
- a CDS encoding LysR family transcriptional regulator, with translation MHDQRLKDIVPFVASVESGSFAAAAERLHLTGSAISKSVTRLEMRLGSRLLERTTRSLKLTDAGSAYYQTCIRIMEELAEAEAVLAAQRSIPSGRLRLAVPNTYGRLAVMPQLLPFCLQHQELELSLSFSDRFVDLFEEGIDVAVRIGDTPDLPASLGCRQMGRERMVFCAAPDYLARIGRPTDVAGLMQHRAIMYERVDGSTKPWLLQAEDGHLQWRNVPHRMALGDVDAQVQAVCAGLGVGQMPSWLVREQLARGELEIILPEHQPDGLALTLVWPRRKQLLPKVDALLNALSQLPIR